The proteins below come from a single Chrysoperla carnea chromosome 1, inChrCarn1.1, whole genome shotgun sequence genomic window:
- the LOC123301338 gene encoding dnaJ homolog subfamily C member 8 has product MASMANDINKSDNIAPKEIEFNEYYTEVKEIEKRDSVLTPKQQIERLLRPGSTYFNLNPFEVLQIDPDTPIDEIKKKYRRFSILVHPDKNQDDAERAQQAFEIINKAWKILECDDTRRKCLDVIDEAKGRTDLMIAEKRKKLKKEGKNPVIPEDDPEKYKHAVYVLTMKLFADMERKRRELQIRDQEERKRKREAEIEEEEQRNLEKEWQKNFEESRQNRVNSWQNFQAGSSKSKKDKTTKKLKTFKPPKLKPESR; this is encoded by the exons ATGGCTTCTATGgcaaatgatataaataaaagtgataACATTGCGCCAAAAGAAATTGAATTCAATGAATATTACACAGAG gTAAAAGAAATTGAGAAAAGAGATTCCGTCCTAACACCAAAACAACAAATAGAACGTTTATTGCGTCCGGGttcaacatattttaatttaaatccatTCGAAGTTTTACAAATCGATCCTGATACACCTATcgatgaaattaaaaagaaatatcgtcgtttttcaattttagttcaTCCAGACAAAAATCAAGACGACGCAGAACGAGCACAACAAGCATTTGAAATCATTAACAAAGCATGGAAAATTTTAGAATGTGATGATACAAGACGAAAATGTCTTGACGTTATTGACGAAGCGAAAGGGCGCACAGATTTAATG attgcagaaaaacggaaaaaattaaaaaaagaaggcAAAAATCCAGTAATACCTGAAGATGATCCGGAAAAATATAAACATGCTGTATATGTGTTAACCATGAAATTATTCGCAGATATGGAGCGAAAACGTCGTGAATTACAAATTAGAGATCAAGAAGAGCGAAAACGAAAACGGGAAGCAGAAATTGAAGAAGAGGAACAAAGGAATTTAGAAAAAGAATGGCAGAAAAATTTTgag GAATCACGACAAAATCGTGTAAATAGCTGGCAGAATTTCCAAGCAggatcatcaaaatcaaaaaaagataaaaccactaaaaaattaaaaacgtttaaaCCGCCAAAATTGAAACCGGAATCAAGATAA